In Methanobacterium paludis, the following proteins share a genomic window:
- a CDS encoding YHS domain-containing protein, producing MAVDPICKMDVDEKTAKWVSEYKGKKYYFCAPGCKKTFEENPEKYAEE from the coding sequence ATGGCAGTGGATCCTATATGCAAAATGGATGTTGACGAGAAAACAGCAAAATGGGTGAGCGAGTACAAAGGTAAAAAATACTATTTCTGTGCACCTGGCTGCAAAAAAACCTTTGAAGAAAACCCTGAAAAGTACGCAGAAGAGTAA
- a CDS encoding metal-dependent hydrolase family protein: protein MIKMPYSLIHNGTLIDGTGKPPIRNAAVLIRNKQIISAGPKNSIKLPETSKMKMIDANDGFILPGFVDAHVHIMANGFHREDIIYKPLSLYFYNAIENMRLTINAGVTTVRDAGLADAGVKMAIEQGLILGPRIQISVTPLSITGGHFDLWLNSGYDIKTSYPGYPDSICDGLEEVRKKVREVLRAGAEVIKVMVTGGVMSVNDGPESTQFTVEELKVIVKEAEYKDGIKVMAHAHGVQGMKNALKAGVHSIEHGTYLDEEAIHMMLENKTYLVPTLLVNKNNMERAKRGEVREWEVESALTVFDIQKENIKKAYRAGVTIALGTDCGVLSHGRNLEELSLLQDIGMTPDEAIVAGTKTGAECLGWQDKVGTVEEGKFADIVISKTNPLEDIKSLGNPDNIVMVIKDGTIVKDMRET from the coding sequence ATGATAAAGATGCCATACTCCTTGATCCATAATGGAACTCTTATAGACGGTACAGGTAAGCCCCCAATTAGGAATGCCGCTGTATTAATCAGGAACAAACAAATAATATCTGCAGGCCCTAAAAACTCAATAAAACTCCCTGAAACCTCCAAAATGAAAATGATAGACGCCAACGATGGCTTCATTTTACCAGGATTTGTGGACGCCCACGTTCACATCATGGCCAATGGATTTCACAGGGAAGACATTATTTACAAGCCACTTTCACTCTACTTTTACAATGCAATTGAAAACATGCGCCTTACAATCAACGCCGGTGTTACAACAGTGCGAGACGCGGGTCTTGCAGATGCAGGCGTTAAAATGGCGATTGAACAGGGTTTGATTCTCGGGCCCAGGATACAAATATCTGTTACCCCACTTTCAATAACAGGAGGCCACTTCGATTTATGGCTGAATTCAGGATACGATATTAAAACTTCTTATCCAGGTTATCCAGATAGTATCTGTGACGGTCTTGAGGAGGTTAGAAAGAAGGTGCGCGAGGTTCTGCGTGCAGGTGCAGAGGTTATAAAGGTCATGGTGACAGGGGGTGTTATGAGCGTGAACGACGGACCTGAATCCACACAGTTCACAGTTGAAGAATTGAAGGTTATTGTAAAGGAAGCAGAGTACAAAGATGGCATCAAAGTAATGGCACATGCTCACGGAGTTCAGGGAATGAAAAATGCCCTTAAGGCAGGTGTGCATTCCATTGAACATGGCACCTACCTAGATGAGGAAGCAATCCATATGATGCTTGAAAACAAGACTTACCTGGTTCCAACCCTTCTTGTAAACAAAAACAACATGGAAAGGGCAAAAAGAGGAGAAGTGCGTGAGTGGGAAGTTGAATCCGCTTTAACGGTGTTTGATATCCAGAAAGAGAACATTAAAAAGGCTTACAGAGCGGGAGTTACCATAGCCCTGGGAACGGACTGCGGTGTGTTATCACACGGCCGTAATTTGGAAGAATTGAGTCTTCTTCAGGATATAGGGATGACCCCAGATGAAGCCATAGTTGCAGGAACAAAAACTGGGGCTGAATGTCTTGGATGGCAGGATAAGGTTGGTACGGTTGAAGAAGGAAAATTTGCAGACATTGTGATAAGTAAAACCAATCCTTTGGAGGATATAAAGTCACTTGGAAATCCAGACAACATAGTTATGGTTATAAAAGACGGTACAATCGTTAAAGATATGCGTGAAACTTGA
- a CDS encoding DUF5518 domain-containing protein encodes MVEWGAVIIGFVLSIILGALFAVIIPLWGGMLGLLVAGMVVGYMVGGDAANGMINGAVSGAFGGIMLALLLLIFGTLIAGLIGLTVAAVTSIVVFVGLIGVIIIMAVGGAIGSVVKGEA; translated from the coding sequence ATGGTGGAATGGGGAGCTGTAATTATTGGATTTGTTTTGTCAATAATACTGGGGGCTTTATTTGCGGTGATCATCCCGTTATGGGGAGGAATGCTTGGGCTTTTAGTGGCAGGAATGGTGGTTGGTTACATGGTTGGAGGAGACGCAGCCAATGGAATGATTAATGGGGCTGTTTCCGGTGCTTTTGGAGGTATAATGCTGGCCTTATTACTTCTAATATTTGGTACATTGATCGCAGGATTGATAGGGCTGACAGTGGCTGCAGTCACTTCTATTGTAGTATTTGTGGGACTTATAGGGGTTATAATTATAATGGCAGTTGGCGGGGCCATAGGATCGGTTGTAAAAGGGGAAGCTTAA
- a CDS encoding DUF5518 domain-containing protein, which yields MVNQKSVVIGFIVALALSLAVGMVIPAYAGYISVFIASILTGYLVNEDIKDGAIHGILVGIFTAVAVILLVMLRSGSSEKIAGLLIVVAVGLIGSYILIGAVGGAIGSLINQKDEH from the coding sequence ATGGTAAATCAAAAATCAGTTGTTATAGGGTTCATAGTGGCATTAGCACTGAGTTTAGCTGTAGGAATGGTTATACCGGCTTATGCAGGATACATATCCGTATTTATAGCAAGTATACTCACAGGATATCTGGTTAATGAGGATATTAAGGACGGAGCTATCCATGGAATCCTTGTGGGAATATTTACGGCAGTAGCAGTGATTTTACTCGTTATGTTGAGATCAGGATCTTCAGAAAAGATAGCAGGACTTCTCATAGTTGTAGCGGTAGGATTAATAGGTTCTTACATACTTATAGGTGCTGTTGGAGGAGCTATAGGCTCTCTAATCAATCAAAAAGATGAACACTAA
- a CDS encoding DUF5518 domain-containing protein yields the protein MTDWKAVGIGAILNAVLTIVLTIAVFPLFFLGPLIGGFLTAYLSNGNEKEGLVDGALSGIIGGLIIGVLFIAGFGALTVIIGLIFAKIGILAGTITFIVGLFVTLMSVIIGGVFGAIGGVLGEYIKQNEIME from the coding sequence ATGACTGATTGGAAGGCTGTTGGGATAGGTGCAATATTAAACGCGGTTTTAACCATAGTTTTAACTATAGCTGTATTTCCGTTGTTCTTTTTAGGACCGTTGATAGGTGGATTTTTAACTGCTTACTTGAGTAATGGGAATGAAAAAGAGGGGTTGGTTGATGGAGCTCTTTCAGGCATAATAGGTGGTCTAATAATAGGAGTATTATTCATTGCAGGGTTCGGTGCTTTGACTGTGATTATAGGACTTATATTTGCAAAAATAGGGATCTTGGCCGGTACAATCACTTTTATAGTGGGATTATTTGTCACTTTGATGTCGGTGATCATTGGTGGAGTATTCGGGGCCATTGGTGGAGTTTTAGGTGAGTATATCAAACAGAATGAAATAATGGAATAA
- a CDS encoding DUF126 domain-containing protein — translation MIKSRKISKGHAKGEIILTKEPISFLGGVDPETGTVIDSNHELHGRKISGKILFIPSGKGSTVGSYVIYQMAKNGTAPLAIIALEAEPIIATGAIMAEIPMVDRPEADILGTLKEGDLVEVDADSGIIKILKSN, via the coding sequence ATCATTAAAAGCAGGAAAATCTCAAAGGGACATGCAAAAGGCGAAATCATCTTAACAAAAGAACCAATAAGCTTTCTGGGTGGTGTTGACCCTGAAACAGGTACTGTAATAGATTCAAATCACGAGCTCCACGGCAGGAAAATAAGCGGGAAGATACTGTTCATACCCTCAGGTAAGGGTTCAACAGTTGGATCCTACGTAATATATCAAATGGCCAAAAACGGTACAGCACCTTTGGCCATAATAGCACTTGAAGCAGAGCCAATAATTGCAACAGGCGCCATAATGGCAGAAATACCAATGGTTGACAGGCCAGAAGCTGATATTTTAGGTACCTTAAAAGAAGGAGATCTAGTTGAAGTTGATGCGGATTCCGGCATCATAAAGATTTTAAAGAGTAATTAA